Proteins encoded within one genomic window of Puniceicoccales bacterium:
- a CDS encoding C4-type zinc ribbon domain-containing protein gives MIGQEEVNLILILQGYDGRLVAISERLENLSKDRAEIEKAIEIEKKKVADSKAMIFDAKMKLDKANLELESLNQKLMELKIRQASVKKSTEYNLLQNQAAAMAEKIEQLEDEIVTSLYSSDDLKIVSDKMGMEANLRINSLNDELSRNLSLIEDISKNISELNLKIDGLRKNLVNRDLLRMYDLARRGVKRMPVVIPVEDGRCKGCNIRVSNDILVALRSSGSLVQCEACGRLLYGKEQEQENGFDDENG, from the coding sequence ATGATTGGCCAAGAAGAAGTTAATCTCATTTTAATACTACAAGGATATGATGGGAGACTAGTTGCCATTAGTGAAAGATTAGAAAATCTATCAAAGGATCGTGCAGAAATAGAGAAGGCCATAGAGATAGAAAAAAAGAAAGTAGCTGACTCAAAGGCAATGATTTTTGATGCAAAGATGAAACTTGACAAGGCAAACCTTGAATTGGAATCATTAAATCAAAAACTGATGGAGTTAAAGATTAGACAGGCTTCGGTGAAGAAAAGCACTGAATATAATCTGTTGCAAAATCAGGCAGCAGCCATGGCTGAAAAAATTGAACAGCTTGAAGATGAAATTGTTACTTCGTTGTATTCTTCAGATGATCTGAAGATTGTCAGTGACAAAATGGGCATGGAAGCTAATCTGCGTATAAATAGTTTGAATGATGAATTGTCTCGTAACCTATCTCTAATCGAAGATATTAGCAAAAACATTTCGGAATTGAATCTAAAGATCGATGGGCTGAGAAAAAATCTAGTCAATAGGGATTTGTTGCGAATGTATGATCTTGCAAGGCGAGGGGTAAAACGCATGCCTGTGGTTATTCCTGTTGAAGATGGTCGTTGTAAAGGCTGTAACATAAGAGTTTCCAATGACATTTTGGTCGCACTCAGGAGTAGTGGGTCTTTAGTTCAGTGCGAGGCCTGTGGTAGATTGCTCTACGGCAAAGAGCAGGAGCAAGAAAATGGTTTTGATGACGAAAATGGTTGA
- a CDS encoding iron-sulfur cluster assembly protein encodes MQKFFELSSDCDGLDLSGHGAILKKGTIGSIVSRHEDGVEVCTLNGNYHIRNDLFDKSIKRYADSNESAMDVDFIWDQLKTVNDPEVNVNIVDLGLVYGIDVVSSPGNSRKIVVEMTLTSPTCPLGEVLQQEVVDKISSTCAADEVVVNFVWDPPWSKDMITEPGRMELGWQ; translated from the coding sequence ATGCAAAAATTTTTTGAGCTGTCGTCGGATTGTGATGGTCTAGACCTCTCAGGGCATGGCGCGATTCTAAAGAAAGGGACGATTGGATCGATTGTTAGCCGTCATGAGGACGGGGTTGAGGTTTGTACACTGAATGGCAACTACCATATACGCAATGACTTATTTGATAAATCGATTAAAAGATATGCTGATTCCAATGAAAGTGCCATGGACGTGGACTTCATTTGGGATCAGTTGAAGACTGTGAATGATCCAGAGGTTAATGTCAATATCGTGGATTTGGGCCTGGTTTACGGTATTGATGTGGTTTCTTCACCCGGGAATTCCAGGAAAATCGTTGTGGAAATGACCCTCACGTCACCAACCTGTCCTCTTGGTGAAGTGCTTCAGCAGGAAGTGGTTGATAAAATTTCTTCGACCTGTGCTGCCGATGAAGTGGTGGTCAATTTCGTCTGGGATCCGCCTTGGAGTAAGGATATGATAACCGAACCAGGGCGCATGGAACTTGGTTGGCAATGA
- the sctT gene encoding type III secretion system export apparatus subunit SctT translates to MNSELVSYISSTFMSMMMCIVRLAATLSLLPSFSKQFVVGMGRGVIIFGMALPLYYLVYPTLPKAEHLPLWVFIATICKEAVIGMLLGFLGGFIFFVADSVGFIIDIQRGSSMATTFDPVAGSQTSLLGSMLVQMLTVSFFMLGGFSFFINLVYKTYVMWPVFGFYPKFDSNFSSFFLALADEMMEVIFCLAGPILIVLFLAEFGLGMISRFAPQLNVFFLAMPIKSWLSMFFLLFYFSLLIKLFKYYFYSQGKLSSFINKFFK, encoded by the coding sequence ATGAATTCTGAATTAGTAAGTTACATTTCGTCAACATTCATGTCAATGATGATGTGTATCGTCAGGCTGGCGGCGACACTTTCATTGCTACCGTCATTTTCAAAACAATTTGTCGTCGGAATGGGTAGGGGAGTTATTATTTTTGGGATGGCTTTGCCGTTGTACTATCTTGTTTATCCAACGCTGCCTAAAGCAGAACACTTGCCGCTTTGGGTTTTCATCGCGACCATATGCAAAGAGGCCGTGATAGGGATGCTTCTTGGATTTCTAGGCGGATTCATATTTTTTGTGGCAGATAGCGTTGGATTCATCATCGACATACAAAGAGGTTCTTCTATGGCAACGACTTTTGATCCTGTGGCCGGTTCACAAACATCGCTGCTTGGTAGCATGTTGGTTCAGATGCTGACGGTGTCGTTTTTTATGTTGGGTGGTTTTTCTTTTTTCATCAATTTAGTTTATAAAACCTATGTTATGTGGCCTGTATTTGGATTTTACCCAAAATTTGACTCTAATTTTTCGTCATTTTTTTTGGCGCTAGCCGACGAGATGATGGAGGTCATTTTTTGCCTTGCCGGCCCAATTCTAATAGTCTTGTTTTTGGCAGAATTTGGCCTTGGGATGATAAGCCGATTTGCACCACAATTGAATGTATTTTTCCTGGCGATGCCTATAAAGAGCTGGTTATCCATGTTTTTTTTGTTATTCTATTTCTCGCTACTTATAAAATTATTTAAGTATTATTTTTATTCCCAGGGTAAATTATCATCGTTTATAAATAAATTTTTCAAATGA
- the hisS gene encoding histidine--tRNA ligase has product MFNVLPGFRDFYPTDCAVRNYMFQRIRETAKSFGFEEYDGPVLEPLELFTEKSGQEIVSQLFSFTDKGNRQVAMRPEMTPSLARMVGAKASSLRKPIKWFDISELYRYERPQKGRLRSFYQFNADIFGEPDVVADAEAIALLILVLRSFGLTENDFHVKLSDRRLWSIFFQLNGILAEDSPKVLSIIDKADKEPVAVSIEKLGALGMDGWGFIEEINRFRSSKTVGEIYEMLSKCKLFEASTKPLVSKGIDDLSRLLECIEMFGLQGYVTLDLGIVRGLAYYTGFVFEAFERFGESRALAGGGRYDDLTKKMGYAELPAVGFAVGDATLTNLLIEKKLIPNLDRSIDVFAVFDDGFRREAMSDTIMLRTNGISSEFAMKPMDIPKQLKLAASVNAKVAIIYGTDVPNSLDFVIVRNLNDRKEAVVARSDLLKTLSGLLE; this is encoded by the coding sequence ATGTTTAACGTTCTTCCGGGATTTAGGGATTTCTATCCAACAGATTGCGCCGTAAGAAATTATATGTTTCAACGAATTCGTGAGACTGCCAAGTCATTTGGCTTTGAAGAGTATGATGGTCCGGTGCTCGAACCGCTGGAGTTATTTACTGAGAAATCTGGCCAAGAGATTGTATCTCAGTTATTTAGCTTTACAGACAAGGGTAATCGTCAGGTGGCAATGCGGCCGGAGATGACTCCGTCCTTGGCCAGGATGGTCGGTGCCAAAGCCAGTTCCCTTAGAAAGCCAATCAAGTGGTTTGATATCAGTGAATTATACAGATATGAACGACCACAGAAAGGTCGGTTACGTTCGTTTTACCAGTTTAATGCGGACATCTTTGGTGAGCCAGATGTCGTTGCCGATGCCGAAGCGATTGCCTTATTAATATTGGTATTAAGGTCGTTTGGGCTGACAGAAAATGATTTTCATGTCAAATTGAGTGATCGTCGGCTTTGGAGTATTTTTTTTCAGCTCAATGGAATTCTAGCCGAGGATTCGCCTAAGGTTTTGTCCATCATAGACAAAGCAGACAAAGAGCCGGTGGCTGTCAGCATAGAAAAATTGGGTGCTCTGGGCATGGATGGCTGGGGATTTATAGAAGAGATAAACAGGTTCAGATCATCGAAGACCGTTGGTGAGATTTACGAAATGTTATCCAAATGTAAACTATTTGAGGCGTCCACAAAGCCATTGGTCAGCAAAGGCATCGATGACCTATCGAGGCTGTTGGAATGCATAGAAATGTTTGGTTTGCAAGGATATGTGACTCTTGATTTGGGAATTGTAAGGGGACTTGCCTATTATACAGGATTTGTTTTCGAGGCCTTCGAACGGTTCGGTGAATCCCGAGCTCTGGCCGGCGGCGGAAGATATGATGATCTGACGAAAAAAATGGGTTACGCTGAATTGCCAGCGGTTGGATTTGCTGTGGGAGATGCTACGCTAACTAATCTGTTGATAGAAAAGAAGTTAATTCCAAATCTAGATAGATCCATCGATGTCTTTGCTGTTTTCGATGATGGGTTTAGAAGAGAGGCTATGAGTGATACGATCATGTTAAGGACCAATGGCATATCATCGGAGTTTGCGATGAAACCTATGGACATTCCTAAGCAGTTGAAGCTGGCCGCCTCGGTTAATGCAAAGGTTGCCATTATTTATGGAACCGATGTCCCGAATAGCCTTGATTTTGTGATAGTTCGCAATCTGAATGACAGAAAAGAAGCGGTTGTTGCAAGAAGTGATTTGCTAAAAACTTTGTCTGGGTTATTAGAATGA
- the sctS gene encoding type III secretion system export apparatus subunit SctS, protein MDQGFIINITSKAMILVLVLSMPPILVATFVGLLTSLMQALTQIQEQTLGFAIKLIATVLVLALSAYWIGGQLLAFANNIFTTFPGLLN, encoded by the coding sequence ATGGATCAGGGTTTTATCATAAATATCACATCAAAGGCAATGATATTGGTATTGGTTTTGTCGATGCCACCGATTCTTGTGGCCACGTTCGTTGGATTGTTAACCAGTTTGATGCAAGCACTTACCCAAATACAGGAGCAAACCCTTGGATTCGCGATAAAGTTAATAGCCACCGTATTGGTGTTGGCATTATCAGCCTATTGGATAGGCGGCCAACTTTTGGCATTTGCAAACAACATATTTACCACATTTCCTGGGTTGTTGAACTGA